Proteins encoded in a region of the Paenibacillus sp. W2I17 genome:
- a CDS encoding carbohydrate ABC transporter permease: MATKHLKSLVLYTGLIGGMLISMFPFYWLIVMSTRTTSDIYKFPPQLWFGGELWNNITRVLQQIDFWGAFLNTLFVSGLVTILVLFFDSLAGFAFAKFEFPGKKWLFILLLATMMVPSQLSLVPSFVLMATFGWVGSFKALIIPGMVNAFGIFWIRQYATESIPNDLLDAGRIDGCNFFRLYWNVALPILRPAFAFLGAFTFIGVWNDYLWPLIVLTDERKYTLQIALSQLNGLYNTDYAMVIAGTLLAVIPLIVMFLFISRQFISDIAAGAVKD; the protein is encoded by the coding sequence ATGGCGACCAAACACCTCAAATCGCTGGTGTTGTATACCGGTCTTATCGGGGGCATGCTCATATCCATGTTCCCGTTCTATTGGCTGATTGTAATGTCCACCCGGACAACGTCTGATATCTACAAGTTTCCGCCCCAGCTCTGGTTCGGGGGTGAACTGTGGAATAACATCACGCGGGTGTTGCAGCAGATTGATTTCTGGGGAGCTTTTCTAAATACGTTGTTTGTGTCAGGCCTCGTAACGATTCTTGTGCTGTTTTTTGACTCACTGGCGGGGTTTGCGTTTGCGAAGTTTGAATTTCCCGGCAAAAAGTGGCTCTTCATCCTGCTGCTCGCCACCATGATGGTACCTTCGCAGCTGTCGCTGGTGCCTTCCTTCGTACTGATGGCTACGTTCGGCTGGGTCGGTTCCTTCAAAGCCCTTATTATTCCCGGCATGGTGAACGCCTTCGGTATCTTCTGGATTCGCCAATATGCCACGGAGTCAATTCCGAACGATCTGCTGGATGCGGGCCGCATCGACGGCTGTAATTTCTTCCGACTCTATTGGAACGTAGCGCTGCCTATTCTGCGACCTGCCTTTGCTTTCCTCGGCGCGTTCACCTTCATCGGCGTATGGAATGATTATCTGTGGCCTTTGATCGTCCTGACGGATGAACGCAAATATACGTTGCAGATTGCGTTGTCTCAATTAAACGGACTGTATAACACAGACTATGCCATGGTTATCGCGGGTACGTTGCTTGCCGTCATTCCGCTCATCGTTATGTTCCTGTTCATCAGCCGACAGTTTATCTCGGATATCGCGGCAGGGGCAGTGAAGGACTAA
- a CDS encoding carbohydrate ABC transporter permease, translating to MWEHRALYVAISPFYILFAVFGLFPIGFSLYLAFHKWDGIGVMTYNGLNNFKYMLTDAEFWQAVGNTFMIWIYSTIPMLFFALIIAFLLHAPFVKFRTLFRVGYFLPNVTSIVAVAIIFGALFANNYGFLNYLLQSVGLPVVEWLNAPWGIKVAISSMVVWRWTGYNAVIYLAGLQSIPQTLYEAAKIDGASAIQSFFRITIPMLRPVILFTVITSTIGGMQLFTEPQVLVGNDGGAGAAGMTIVLYLYRESFINNYFGYGAAVGWGMFLIIALFSIVNWKLVQGKSS from the coding sequence ATGTGGGAGCATCGTGCACTTTATGTTGCGATATCGCCGTTTTATATTCTGTTTGCGGTATTTGGCCTGTTCCCGATCGGATTCTCACTCTATCTGGCTTTTCATAAATGGGATGGCATCGGTGTCATGACGTACAACGGACTCAACAATTTCAAATACATGCTGACCGATGCCGAGTTCTGGCAAGCCGTAGGTAACACGTTCATGATCTGGATCTATTCGACGATTCCGATGCTCTTCTTCGCCCTGATTATTGCATTTCTGCTGCATGCACCATTTGTGAAGTTCCGTACATTATTTCGGGTCGGTTATTTCCTGCCAAACGTTACGTCCATCGTGGCGGTAGCCATTATCTTCGGTGCCTTATTTGCCAACAATTATGGATTTCTCAATTATCTGTTACAGTCGGTCGGGCTACCGGTTGTGGAGTGGCTTAATGCACCATGGGGCATTAAAGTCGCAATCTCCTCCATGGTAGTCTGGCGCTGGACCGGATATAACGCCGTCATCTATCTGGCCGGATTACAGAGTATCCCGCAGACATTATACGAAGCAGCCAAGATTGACGGCGCATCAGCGATACAGTCGTTTTTCCGAATTACAATTCCGATGCTGCGTCCTGTGATCCTGTTTACGGTCATTACATCAACGATTGGCGGTATGCAGCTGTTCACTGAGCCACAAGTATTGGTAGGTAATGATGGTGGCGCAGGTGCAGCAGGCATGACGATTGTATTGTACCTCTACCGTGAATCCTTCATTAACAATTACTTCGGATATGGCGCTGCCGTTGGTTGGGGCATGTTCCTTATTATCGCCCTGTTCTCGATTGTGAACTGGAAGCTTGTTCAAGGCAAATCATCCTGA
- the gntK gene encoding gluconokinase, which translates to MASSPYMIGVDIGTTSTKAVLFEQNGTIVAQGSADYPLHTPTPAIAEQDAEDIFKAVIESVKQATSKAGVKPEDILFVSFSSAMHSILPVDQRGKPLMRAMTWADNRSAEWTESLKSEMNGHEIYLRTGTPIHPMSPLTKIMWLTRDQPELFRQTYKFISMKEYVFYKLFSEYVIDHSMASATGLMNLEKLDWDAEALHVAGITPEHLSRLVPTTHVLKHGLHPEYAKEMGIAVTTPFVIGASDGVLSNLGVNAIDPGVVAVTIGTSGAIRTVVDKPVTDPKGRFFCYALTEDAWVIGGPVNNGGVIFRWIRDEFAASEVETAKRLGIDPYEVLTRVAENVPPGSEGLLFHPYMTGERAPLWNPNARGSFFGLTLHHKKEHMIRAALEGVLFNLYTVMLAIEEKIGRPKKIQATGGFARSELWRQMMADIFDQDVIIPESIESSCLGAAVLGLYALGRIDSLSAVSGMIGSTHRHQPDPESVRVYRELLPIFIRISRKFEEEYADIAAFQNKTMQG; encoded by the coding sequence ATGGCTTCTTCACCCTATATGATCGGCGTAGATATCGGCACGACCTCCACCAAGGCCGTCTTGTTCGAACAGAACGGAACCATTGTGGCTCAAGGCAGTGCCGATTATCCGCTACACACCCCCACACCTGCGATTGCGGAGCAGGATGCGGAAGATATTTTCAAAGCAGTCATCGAGTCAGTTAAACAGGCCACTTCCAAAGCGGGAGTGAAGCCAGAGGATATCCTGTTTGTATCGTTCAGTTCGGCCATGCACAGTATTCTGCCTGTCGATCAACGCGGCAAACCGCTGATGCGGGCCATGACTTGGGCAGATAATCGTAGTGCCGAGTGGACCGAATCACTCAAATCGGAGATGAATGGTCACGAAATCTATCTGAGAACAGGTACGCCGATTCATCCGATGTCCCCACTCACCAAGATCATGTGGCTCACCCGGGATCAACCAGAACTTTTCAGACAGACATACAAATTCATATCCATGAAAGAATATGTCTTCTACAAATTATTTTCTGAATACGTCATTGATCACTCGATGGCCTCAGCCACCGGACTCATGAATCTGGAAAAACTCGACTGGGATGCAGAAGCGCTCCATGTGGCGGGCATTACCCCGGAACATCTGTCCCGATTGGTACCGACCACACATGTGCTGAAACATGGATTGCACCCGGAGTACGCCAAGGAGATGGGCATTGCGGTCACCACACCGTTTGTCATCGGGGCCAGTGATGGTGTGCTCTCCAATCTGGGCGTGAACGCCATTGATCCAGGCGTCGTGGCCGTAACCATTGGTACCAGTGGAGCAATTCGTACAGTCGTAGACAAACCGGTGACCGATCCAAAAGGACGTTTCTTCTGTTATGCGCTCACGGAGGATGCCTGGGTGATTGGTGGACCAGTGAACAACGGCGGTGTTATTTTCCGCTGGATTCGGGACGAGTTTGCGGCTTCCGAGGTGGAAACGGCCAAGCGACTTGGCATCGATCCATATGAAGTGCTCACTCGTGTTGCCGAAAATGTACCTCCCGGTTCGGAAGGTCTCTTGTTCCATCCGTACATGACAGGTGAGCGGGCTCCGCTCTGGAATCCGAACGCACGCGGCTCGTTCTTCGGCCTGACGCTGCACCATAAGAAGGAACATATGATTCGCGCTGCACTTGAGGGTGTGTTGTTTAACCTGTACACGGTCATGCTGGCGATTGAAGAAAAGATTGGTCGGCCGAAAAAAATCCAAGCCACAGGCGGCTTCGCCCGCTCTGAGTTGTGGCGTCAGATGATGGCCGATATTTTCGATCAGGATGTTATCATTCCTGAAAGTATCGAAAGCTCCTGTCTCGGCGCAGCCGTACTGGGCTTGTACGCCCTTGGCCGCATCGATTCCCTGAGCGCCGTCTCCGGCATGATCGGATCAACACATCGTCACCAGCCTGACCCGGAGAGTGTCCGCGTCTACCGAGAACTGCTACCGATCTTCATCCGCATCTCCCGTAAGTTTGAAGAGGAGTATGCGGATATCGCTGCTTTTCAGAATAAGACGATGCAGGGGTAG
- a CDS encoding transposase: MGEQRQRYNEEFKKQTVKFIQEQTKTLGDLTEELNIPKSTLHQWMSKYRELKHEPVASVDRVKELEAELQEMRRLLQEKEHTLADTQEELAIVKKAVHIFSKPKS; this comes from the coding sequence ATGGGAGAACAGCGGCAACGATATAACGAAGAATTCAAGAAACAAACGGTCAAATTCATTCAAGAGCAGACGAAGACACTTGGAGATTTGACAGAAGAACTCAACATTCCAAAAAGTACGTTGCACCAATGGATGAGTAAGTACCGCGAACTAAAACATGAGCCTGTTGCCAGTGTAGATCGAGTGAAGGAACTGGAAGCAGAGCTCCAAGAGATGCGCCGGTTGCTTCAAGAGAAAGAGCACACGCTTGCGGATACACAAGAAGAACTGGCGATTGTAAAAAAAGCAGTGCACATCTTCAGCAAACCAAAGAGCTAA
- a CDS encoding nuclear transport factor 2 family protein — translation MSTMSTTTLLNNYFRLFDASRTDERAMQDLLSLFTPDAEIVLNGTSRTGFDGFMKAFYEYNKDVKHMWDAWVQQPDGSYQTNWAVCGQAADGTVYAKAGIDIARVNDAGQIVYLENVQADQNAFSKYNQ, via the coding sequence ATGAGTACTATGAGTACCACTACACTGTTGAACAACTATTTCCGTTTATTTGATGCTTCACGTACAGACGAGCGCGCCATGCAGGACTTATTGTCCCTGTTTACACCTGACGCAGAGATTGTGCTTAACGGCACCAGCCGAACAGGATTCGATGGTTTTATGAAAGCTTTCTACGAATACAATAAGGATGTTAAACATATGTGGGACGCGTGGGTGCAACAGCCTGACGGCAGCTACCAAACTAACTGGGCGGTGTGCGGACAAGCGGCAGACGGAACGGTATATGCCAAAGCAGGCATTGATATCGCGCGAGTAAATGATGCGGGGCAGATTGTGTATCTGGAGAATGTACAGGCCGATCAGAATGCGTTCAGCAAGTATAATCAGTAA
- a CDS encoding GTP cyclohydrolase II, with amino-acid sequence MINSHIIQLLAPKIQTFPSGKEFIYLVGPIKLPVNLDGETKTFQWYSWMKSDKAMESGELIESLAEAELAERQQSSVLVYGDFADAQEALIRMHSICHTGDIFGSKRCDCGFQLEQSMKMIAAHGAGALFYLANHEGRGIGLFSKAMAYILQEEGLDTVDANLQLGFTDDARNYDDAIAVLRALRSAPVTLITNNPRKLAALQEAGLNVGGRVPLWGDRSAFNEKYLQTKVNRSGHLAESDGWAGAETLLPHAQA; translated from the coding sequence ATGATCAATTCACATATTATTCAACTGCTTGCCCCCAAAATTCAGACTTTTCCGAGTGGAAAAGAGTTCATATACCTGGTGGGGCCAATCAAACTCCCGGTTAACCTCGATGGGGAGACCAAGACATTCCAGTGGTATAGCTGGATGAAGTCAGACAAAGCAATGGAGAGCGGCGAGTTAATTGAATCTCTTGCTGAAGCTGAACTGGCAGAGCGTCAACAATCCAGTGTTCTGGTGTATGGTGACTTTGCCGACGCACAAGAAGCGCTGATTCGGATGCATAGCATCTGTCATACAGGCGACATCTTTGGCAGTAAACGCTGTGATTGCGGCTTCCAATTGGAGCAATCCATGAAAATGATCGCCGCTCATGGAGCGGGTGCACTGTTCTATCTTGCGAACCATGAGGGACGTGGCATTGGTCTGTTCAGCAAAGCCATGGCGTACATTTTGCAAGAAGAAGGTCTGGATACGGTAGATGCAAACTTGCAACTCGGATTCACAGACGATGCCCGCAATTATGACGATGCGATTGCCGTATTGCGTGCGCTTCGCTCCGCACCGGTTACATTGATCACCAACAATCCACGGAAGCTCGCTGCTTTGCAGGAAGCGGGATTGAATGTGGGCGGACGTGTGCCACTATGGGGAGATCGCTCTGCTTTCAACGAGAAATATCTGCAAACGAAAGTGAACCGTTCCGGTCATTTGGCAGAAAGTGATGGTTGGGCCGGGGCAGAGACGCTGCTTCCGCATGCGCAGGCTTAA
- a CDS encoding ABC transporter substrate-binding protein yields the protein MIRRKRTCWTAILMVCVLLISGCSIWPGQDDSASNKKVALTLWYWNRSIDDKLIARAKEKFPNIELTAQKIGGDFKAKLKTTLAARSGEPDIVALNDWIMELFPSEDRFYNLYDLGAGDIEDQYLPWKWKQGVTPSGQMIGFPMDTGPTALFYREDLFKEAGLPSDPEDVTRQINSWDAYAAAGEQLKEKFGGKVFLTDNIATVYNQVISQSAERYFRPDGSFIGMDSPIVGKSWDTAVAFKEKGLLANADGWTPGWNAAMNNGEIASFVGAVWMKQVLQEAAPDTSGKWRVARAPGGDGNNGGSFLSILKSSEHPQEAFELVRWLQSPENQLEQYQTLNLFPSAPGVFDDPAMKEKEPFFGGQATGPVFAESAQQVPDAFFGERYPSVHNIITRRLNDVAKQNADPQQVWTDTVHRVERELQR from the coding sequence ATGATCCGCCGGAAAAGAACATGCTGGACAGCCATACTGATGGTCTGCGTCCTGCTCATAAGCGGATGCTCCATCTGGCCCGGACAGGACGATTCAGCGAGCAATAAAAAGGTAGCGCTTACATTATGGTACTGGAATCGTTCCATCGACGATAAGTTGATTGCCAGGGCTAAGGAAAAGTTCCCCAATATCGAACTGACAGCTCAGAAAATCGGCGGTGATTTCAAAGCAAAGCTCAAAACAACACTCGCTGCACGCTCAGGTGAACCAGACATTGTGGCATTGAACGACTGGATCATGGAGCTATTCCCCAGTGAGGACCGTTTCTATAATCTGTATGATCTCGGTGCTGGAGATATTGAAGACCAGTATCTGCCGTGGAAATGGAAGCAAGGCGTTACGCCAAGCGGACAGATGATCGGTTTCCCGATGGATACAGGGCCAACAGCCCTCTTCTACCGAGAAGATCTGTTCAAGGAAGCCGGATTGCCATCTGATCCCGAGGACGTTACACGCCAGATCAACAGCTGGGATGCATATGCTGCTGCCGGAGAACAGCTCAAGGAAAAATTCGGAGGCAAGGTTTTTCTAACCGACAATATTGCAACCGTTTACAACCAAGTCATATCGCAGTCTGCGGAGCGTTATTTCCGGCCGGACGGGTCCTTTATCGGCATGGATTCCCCTATTGTGGGCAAGAGCTGGGATACGGCCGTTGCTTTCAAAGAGAAGGGACTACTTGCCAATGCAGATGGCTGGACTCCGGGCTGGAACGCCGCGATGAATAATGGTGAAATCGCCTCTTTTGTAGGTGCTGTCTGGATGAAACAAGTTCTTCAGGAAGCCGCTCCGGATACATCCGGGAAGTGGCGGGTCGCTCGGGCACCGGGGGGAGATGGCAATAACGGAGGATCATTCCTGTCCATCCTGAAGTCGAGTGAACATCCTCAGGAAGCCTTCGAACTGGTTCGCTGGCTGCAAAGTCCCGAAAATCAACTGGAGCAATATCAGACATTGAACCTGTTCCCTTCTGCACCAGGTGTGTTTGATGATCCTGCCATGAAAGAAAAAGAACCTTTCTTCGGTGGACAGGCGACAGGACCAGTATTTGCCGAATCGGCACAGCAAGTGCCGGATGCTTTTTTTGGAGAAAGATACCCCTCCGTACACAACATTATCACCCGGCGGCTGAATGATGTCGCGAAGCAAAATGCCGATCCACAGCAGGTCTGGACGGATACGGTACACCGCGTCGAGCGGGAATTGCAGCGTTAA
- a CDS encoding helix-turn-helix transcriptional regulator, translating to MRTPTIPMASELKLTTVCNALGDPIRMKIAHCLASSGEKNCSAFEVDHISKSTLSHHIKILREAGVIQPRIEGKQHFYSLRKEELNARFPGLVEMILNSTEEYVY from the coding sequence ATGAGAACTCCAACGATACCTATGGCTTCGGAATTGAAGCTGACCACGGTCTGCAATGCATTGGGCGATCCGATCCGCATGAAAATTGCACACTGTCTGGCCAGCTCTGGCGAGAAAAACTGTTCCGCCTTCGAAGTAGACCATATTTCCAAATCCACGTTGTCCCATCACATCAAAATTTTACGTGAAGCTGGCGTGATCCAGCCACGCATTGAAGGTAAACAGCACTTTTACTCCCTACGAAAGGAAGAATTAAACGCACGTTTTCCAGGCCTCGTCGAGATGATTCTGAATTCAACCGAGGAATACGTATATTAA
- a CDS encoding integrase core domain-containing protein: MESSMSRRGNCYDNACIESWHSILKKELIYCNPRFKTPEEAYTAIYQYIEFYYNRKRMHGALGYLSPARFAMKFTDKSAA; this comes from the coding sequence ATGGAATCAAGCATGAGCCGACGAGGAAACTGTTATGATAACGCCTGTATTGAGTCGTGGCACAGTATTTTAAAGAAGGAACTCATTTACTGCAACCCTCGTTTTAAGACACCGGAAGAGGCTTATACTGCCATCTACCAGTACATTGAGTTCTATTACAACCGCAAGCGAATGCATGGCGCGCTAGGGTATCTTTCCCCTGCTCGTTTTGCGATGAAATTTACGGACAAATCCGCAGCGTAG
- a CDS encoding IS3 family transposase, with translation MEDHRSEFSLEKMCSTFQVSRSGYYKWRMDRTSMRQNRKDEVMKRIRYHFYDHQMRCGSPKITYLLHLEGLRISSRTVSIYMRQMNLRSVVMPKYRVQTTDSKHDHPLAPNTLNQQFKTSKPNTVWVTDITYIPCRGGRLYLASVLDLCTREIVGWRLYNHMETSLVMGALEEAYKAKRPAPGLLHHSDRGLSIHVKRICGATKIIRNGIKHEPTRKLL, from the coding sequence GTGGAAGACCATCGCTCCGAGTTTTCTTTGGAGAAGATGTGCAGTACCTTTCAAGTATCACGGAGCGGATATTACAAATGGCGAATGGACCGAACCAGCATGCGACAGAACCGCAAAGACGAGGTCATGAAGCGTATTCGGTATCATTTTTACGACCACCAGATGCGGTGTGGAAGCCCTAAAATTACGTATCTGCTCCATTTAGAAGGGTTGCGAATCTCTTCCCGTACCGTCAGTATATACATGCGTCAAATGAATCTACGTTCTGTGGTCATGCCCAAATATCGCGTTCAGACTACGGATTCCAAACACGACCATCCCCTTGCACCAAATACGCTGAATCAGCAATTTAAAACGTCCAAACCGAATACGGTATGGGTTACCGACATCACCTACATTCCTTGCCGAGGAGGTCGCCTATATCTCGCCAGCGTTCTGGATTTGTGCACACGTGAAATTGTAGGCTGGCGTCTATATAACCATATGGAAACCAGTTTGGTGATGGGTGCACTGGAGGAAGCTTACAAGGCCAAACGCCCTGCTCCGGGATTACTCCATCACTCGGATCGCGGGCTCTCAATACACGTCAAAAGAATATGTGGAGCAACTAAAATCATACGGAATGGAATCAAGCATGAGCCGACGAGGAAACTGTTATGA
- a CDS encoding MraY family glycosyltransferase — protein MVYILAFIVSFAVVVLLIPPLGRLAHRLDFVDKPREDVERKLHRQPIPLTASYAIFTGFFLTYIALTKEITWETAALVAGGMLLLTIGTVDDWYKTKGKDFPALPKMLVQVSAAVLVFASGIAFTGFVNPFNAEYVMLPIWLQFILTILWIFGVTTVINFSDGMDGLAGGLSAISAITLFIVALAKGQSDSALMSIILVGVTIGYLKYNKAPAKVFMGDAGATFLGFILAVIALDGAFKQATMLSIFIPILALGVPIFDNIFVVIKRFIQGKAIYQADASQAHYRLLRAGLNQNQVVGVLYLVSTCLCLSSIILMLVEL, from the coding sequence ATGGTATACATACTGGCTTTTATAGTGTCATTTGCTGTCGTGGTTCTGCTTATTCCGCCGCTTGGTCGATTGGCTCACCGGCTCGATTTTGTGGACAAGCCTCGGGAAGATGTGGAGCGTAAGCTACACAGGCAACCTATCCCGCTCACGGCGAGTTACGCGATATTTACTGGATTTTTCCTGACATACATTGCTCTGACCAAAGAAATCACATGGGAAACAGCGGCTCTGGTAGCTGGTGGTATGCTTCTGCTAACGATTGGTACCGTCGACGACTGGTACAAAACAAAAGGCAAAGATTTTCCTGCCCTGCCCAAAATGCTCGTACAGGTCTCTGCGGCAGTACTCGTATTTGCTTCTGGCATTGCGTTCACCGGATTCGTGAATCCCTTCAACGCGGAATATGTCATGCTTCCAATCTGGCTGCAATTCATTCTCACGATCCTGTGGATCTTCGGGGTGACAACAGTCATCAACTTCTCGGACGGCATGGACGGACTGGCTGGCGGATTATCGGCCATCTCGGCGATCACCCTGTTCATCGTGGCACTTGCCAAAGGTCAAAGTGATTCCGCACTCATGTCGATCATTCTGGTCGGTGTAACGATTGGTTATCTGAAGTACAACAAAGCTCCTGCCAAAGTGTTCATGGGTGATGCAGGCGCTACGTTCCTTGGCTTCATTCTGGCGGTTATCGCTCTGGATGGTGCATTCAAACAAGCAACCATGTTGTCCATCTTCATTCCGATTCTGGCGCTGGGTGTGCCAATCTTCGACAACATCTTTGTCGTTATCAAACGTTTCATTCAAGGTAAAGCGATCTATCAGGCCGATGCAAGTCAAGCCCATTATCGACTGCTGCGTGCCGGATTGAATCAAAATCAGGTGGTGGGTGTGCTGTATCTAGTCAGCACATGTCTGTGTCTATCCTCCATTATTCTGATGTTAGTGGAGTTATAA